Sequence from the Amaranthus tricolor cultivar Red isolate AtriRed21 chromosome 1, ASM2621246v1, whole genome shotgun sequence genome:
ATTCGACCGATATTTGGGTGTTATAATAATGCATTACTCCCGTCACCACATTACCGTTCCGTTACTGCAATCGCAATCGTTACTGTATTTTAACACTACTCAGTAATGTAAGCAGTAACTGCATGTTGAATTAAACAATGATATCTCACTTTCTAATCAGGTTTTCGAAAACAAAACCCATGTCAAAAACTTCCATTTTTATTATGTGTTCCATCTTCAATTTCCCAAACAGGAAACACaattagttaataaaatatGAACTAATAATGGGGGAAATCCCAAACCCTTGCGAAACGCAAATATAAGATCCCAATATTCTGGTATTAGCTTGTATCACATCCTTCCACTCCCCATTGTAAATTAATGTACCCTAGATTTCAAATAGACAATTTCCAAGTTCCAACTTTCAATACCATAACAGTTGATAGGTACAAAAAAAGTGATTTACAGTGCCAGAGAAAGCAAAAGCATGAATATCAAATTTACCAATGATATAGCATACAAACAATACTAACACCTCACACATAATAAGAAGCAATTATAGAGAACAAGGACTACCATAAGATTCATAAGTTAAGGTAGATGAGAAAATTTACCTCTAGTTCCACATACACTTCTGGAAGAGATCCAACCTCACCAAGTACCTGACCTACCAGTCTATCAGCACGGGTTAAAGTTGGATCCATGGTTGTTCCAACTCCAATAAGACCTCCAGGGACAGCAAATTGTAATTCATTTTGCTCGGCATACAATGAAACAATTCTGGAGTATATGGGTGTGCACTTTATGTTGCCACTCTCATCTTTCACAACAATTCCCGGTCGGACCTCAATATTTTGGTTTACCTTCAAGACACCCTGCATTCAAACacataaaataagaaatttaatacttatttCCAAGAATCTCATAAAACGCTAATTATTACTGATTCTGCCACTACACCATttaaatactccctctgtttttaattgtttgtcCACTATTTGATtttcacaaatattaagaaaatagaaCCTTTGAAGATAGAGGGGGTAATATATTTAAGAGATGTGAAGTAATAACGATTGTACTAGAAATAGGTAGgagaatgaattttttttaataaaaaacaatCATTATATGGAATCTTTCATTTAATAGTTGCGAGTTTTTTGTAAGGATAAAATTGGGGGCAAAAAACTTAATCGAAACGGAAAGTACTCTAAAATGGACAAACAAATTGAAACTATTCGTTACAGTAAGATCGACAAACAATATAAAACGGAGGGAGCATGTTTCACATTTTCCTTACAATGTTGATACAAAAATCAAATTCGAGACAAAACCCATATTATCAGAACATAAATATTTGAAAGGTGCAAACATTTTGACGAGCAAACATGAAGCCGAGATTAAGACACTAAAGGACTGAAATAAGCAGCAATAAAAAagaatttgacttttttattcTAACTTTCAAACTGATACCCATAGGTCATAACAAACACTACAATTCGACCAATCAATTTCATTAAATTGCTACAAGATAGCGTCAAAATGTCATGTAGAAAACCAAAAGCATTTTCATAATTCTGAATTCTTACCAGAAATAATTGTACTGTGGTCAAAATATAGCCACAAACTTTTAATTGGGGTGAAAATGCAGCAAATGGAGTAATCATGTCATAGAAAGAGAAAATTGAATAGTAAATTCATAAAGAGCAAATGAAATTATTCAGCTTAAAGTTAAGTCTTTATTCTCATATAAAGTTACCGTGCATGAAAGCTCAAAAGATAATAGCAATATCCTATTTATAGTGATATGGAAATTGGAAAATCGATAAGAGCATgaggaaaacaaataaattacacAATTGAAAGAGAGTAGCACCTTTAGAATACTTCCACCAGCAACACCACCACATATCTCATCAACCTCAAACCCAGGTTTGTTAACATCAAAAGAACGAATCACAATCATATTTGGTGGTGAGGTGAAATTCCTTTCAGGGATTGGGATTTTTTTGACAATGTATTCACACACAACATCGATGTTGTACTTCAATTGAGCAGAAATAGGAACTACAGGTGCACTATCAGCAACTGTTCCCTGGAAGAGAAAACTGGTCACATCAGAAACACAAGTATTTTTCCCTTAGCCATGGAATAAAAATGAGGTTGTTCCATGACATACCGCCtgctttaaaatgaattttgagTTACCGTTGCGCGAGACCCCGTCACATAACCCgtgatttaaaataataaagtaacaACTATTATAATCTACTATTTTAAATATTAGCcattttaatcaattttaaattacgtTTTAGGTTCTAAAAGGTCAATTATTAGCTTAACTTTTGAATATATGCTCTAACAACTTGAAATAATAAGATAAAAGGATATTTTTCATGTTGACAATTCACATTGTCATGTCCACGAAACGAGTCGTAACTCAGCGAGGTGCCGCGTCCACTAGATCATAACCATTAAAGCATTTGCAATTCGCGATGACATCCGCAATTTTTTTCTATGTTCTCACCTAAATGACTTCCAAATCAATGTAAATAAATATCCAAAACAAGTTACCTGAACAAATTTCTGTATAGCTTCATGCTGGTTAATTGCTACATTTTCTTGGATGAGATCAACCTTATTTTGGAGGATGATAATATGCTGAAGTCGCATAATCTCAATAGCAGCAAGATGCTCAGAAGTCTGGGGCTGAGGGCAGCTCTCATTAGCAGCAATAAGAAGTAATGCTCCATCCATAATTGCAGCTCCATTAAGCATTGTAGCCATAAGAATATCATGCCCCTGCCATCaacaattttaaatatgttaaataCCCAGTATAAAAGTTAActttaaatttgaaatacaAGGATGGTCTGTTGGTACCCATATAAACTATCTAATTTCATCTTGTGATATGCTAAAGACTGACAAGTCTGAGAGAGCTATAGAGAATGCATACACAAAACAGCGAGTGGGAAACAACTTTCTGATGCCCACtatttcataatataataaaaagacaTCGAAATTACCGGACAGTCAACAAAAGAGACATGTCGTAGAAGCTTCATCCTAGCATTTTCAAATCCAGGCACATCACACATAGGGCTGTCTTCCTTACCACTACCATATGCCCTGCAAAAACAATTAATACGTCAAAAATTAAAGTACGGAACCTCAAGAGAAACTTCAAGATGTAACATCAATCACATATCTTACAAAAACATAACGATTTTTGCGCAAAAATCTGGCAAATGTAAATCTTAAAGCTTATAAGAATTACTTTTAGTATCTATTTTAAAAAAGGTTGAATGAAATTACCCTCGGCTTCCCTCTCTTAAGGGACTTTGCATAGCGGCCATACTACTAGACACCCCTTACCTCCCAAAAATATTACAACATAGAGTGAACCTAGCACTGTGCCCTATAATTCAGGGTGTGCTACCAAATTAGCTTAACCTCTTTATCAAGAAAGTCTTAAAAGTATATCGAACTGATGAGTGCACTTTCCATAATTACAAATTTCATAGGCCCATAAAGTAACATACTGACCCAAAAAGAAAAGATATCACAAGaaatacaaacaaaaataacataatcataaaagtaGATGATCAAGGTACATACTTATAGCACATCGGTCGTGGGCACCGTTCATCTTCACATTTATATATCTTGGCATTAGCATAACCCAGCTTGATAGTAATGTTACGCTCCAATTCATTCTTAAACCGGACAGTCTACACAAAAGTTAAACAAAAACTATCTTAAAGGATGTAAACACCACACTAAGCAACGTTTTcctaaataaaatcaaaacaaaatgcTCCTGTCTAAGCTACATTAGAAAAAAAAGCTCCAATATTTGCACAGTATTATACTATTATTGATGAATTCCAAGTTTTGATGTCATTCTCGATGGggccaaaaatttataattcttgGATTTTGGGTTATAAATACTTTAGTGAAACAGCTCaataaatcatgtgcacttatttatgtgaattacaaataattattgttatcaagagtcaatcgaaaacaagctctttgttatcactaagaagggtaaggttgcgtgcATCGACCCACTAGAATCTCATTTAGGTGGGAGTCACTTAATAACATTGAGGTATTGGGATGGagcaaaatttgaaaattaggttataaattgcaaaaaaaaaaaagaaaaaaaagaaattgctGCTATACCAATTACAAAACAGAATACTCACAGATGGCTCCTTTAGGTTTATATGTTCATTTTGTTAGTTTtaggaaaacaaaaaaacaaaaaaagaacaaCAAAATGGAACTAGGAGATGAGCACAAACAATAAAATGTCAACGCCCCAAAAACGTGCAGCCCAAATGTCTTGTTGACGGAATTTCTTCTCTCTTTTAAATCCCCTTTTAATGTCACATATAGACATGTGGCCAGGGTTTATTGGAGCCCCTAATACATCCAGTTAATATGGGTTTTGATAGGGCCATACTGAAAACAAGCTGGAGTGAAagcattatttattaaaaacaaaagggACAGACTGGACAAGGGTTCTACCTTTAACTAATTGCGGTTGGATCACAGTTATATATGAGCCTGCTATAATATAGCCATAAGGACCCTGTTATAGTATTCGTTTTCTTTCCCTAACCTGAAGACGGTCCCTTGTAGTTTCAATCTTCTTCATTCTCCTTCCTCTCATTTTATAAACCCTAGAAATTAAAGTCCACCGCTAGATATATACACCAAGTCAAGTTCTCACATATACATTCTATTTTCTCACTGAAACTTTAGTTTTTTCAAGGTAATTTTTATGTGTATGAAAGTTGAGTACTCACTCCGTTCCTTAAACTTGTTCccatttgtcattttggttGTTCCATTGGTTGTTCCATTTGTTGTTCCCATAAAAGAATCTtactatttatatcacaaattcagacaaaattaactttattgatcttcattttaatattttaataatgcttatggtctccatcaatgaaatatattttttttgttagtttgCCTTTTGGATTCGCAATTCActcaaaattgttcaaaaatagcctaaagccaaccataattcgcttttctCGATTTGCAATTTGCAAGGCGATTCATGAATTATGTGACACTGGTCCCcatatatcttccactaacttcaatttaacattttttactTATATTACTTATGGTCCTCGTATGTTTCCcacaaactttataaaaatatttttttaataattgtggttttcatatttttttttccactaatatttttttatgtttgatccatacttttctctattaaatttattatttaataaaataatatatccaccatataaaaaacttttttcttaattcccgtgaacATTCCTTGTGGAAGCTTctttaaggaacggagggagtattaaaatcaattaaaacacaaatcaaatcatcattgatttgtttttagagtatttTTGAATTGTATTTCTTAGCTAAGAGCCGAATTAAGCATTCTTCCAAAATATTTGTAGCAAGGGAAACAACTTTGTTGGAAGTGGGATTTATTATATCAAGTGAAGATGATTTAGAATATTGCTTAGCTTGTGATTTATGGCAATATTGGTGTGAATGAACTTAATTTATTACCCAATTTGAAGACCCGAGGACTTAATGGTGGgtctattttcaattttttaaaaactacaCCCGCCTTAACCGCGGGGTTGGGTCATGGGCTAGATAACACATTTCTTGTTTAGATTTGGggaaacaattttaattttgcgTTTATTGCTTGAAATGTCAAACAATTGTATACTTTATACTTACGATGTTACTAAAAAAAACCTAACCCCTTATTTCTCACATCCCTCCCCTCACTCAAAGGGGCTGAGCACGGTCCTTCCTTCCCCTAATTCCGGAATGTTCAACTTTTatgttattaaaaaaatcacacAGATCAATCAAACTTTTGAAAATCATTTACAAGTTTTATAAAATGTGTTTTTTCCTGAAGGCGAAGGTTCTCATCTTCGTCAAGATTtttcaattaagaaaaaaaccTTATACTATTTTGGAAATGttgatttcatttaaaaatgtggatttgactcaaatttagtaattggcaaaaaacaaatctttaaatttgaatttgaatcaaatCTATCAATGTTTTAAAAGTGGTTAAAGATAAGGATCTGAAAATGACTTCCCtcaccttgtcattctcaaattcttctttAATgaattcataattgaaatctacaatTCGAAATGAAATgcttgttcccaaatgcaacttTACATTATTTTCATGAGCTTTgaatttcttgattttttaataattttcttgatttgtaTTCTTTTGTGGTATTTAAGTATTTTGTTAATGATTTTCGGTTTCTTCAATGATTCTTTGTTCCTAGATTTTAATTCCTTTCCTAGATTTTGCTAATGATTTTTCGAGTATTTTGTTAATGCTTTGTAACCCAACTCTAGTATTCATTTTAATGTCTTTTAGCTGCTCTCATAACTCGAGGGTTTTTTGGTTTGCACATGGAAAAGGGAAGATTTTAAAAAAGGCAAATACAAGGAAAGAATTAAGAAGCTTCATCGTGCCTCCTACTATCAACAAGCTTTGCACTGCCACCAACCATAAATCACCACCATTGACGAAGCAACAACCTTCTTCAATTTGGACTTTTGAACATTGGTGATATTATTTTGGTTTAATTTTGAAGACTTGTTGCCGTTAAAGCTTTGAATGCAAATGAAGATAAAATGTACGAAGCAAAAGCGTCGGCTACAAAGAGTTTTAATTGATCTTTGATGCATCAATGAGTTATCGTGGTTTGATATTTGATGTACCATATAGTACTATATTCTACAACAGGTTATATACGGCCAAAAATTCAATTgtcataaaattaaattttgccaCAAATTATGATAGGGCAACACCTTTAACGTATTTGAACTGGGCACCGGTTGTCCCGACCCGAATTATTCGGGTACCGATAGTTGGGTGCCCGAATAACACGAGTCGGGACATGGGCTACTAAATCAACTACCCAAAAAATGGAGTACCCAGATGTTAGGATACATGAAATGTCGTTTATCCAGTTATGAACACCCAGTAGAGGGTATTTTTAACATTTCAATCTTCATATAATAGGTCGGGCAGGTTGGGGTGGGTTGAACGAGCCCAACCCATTTAAGACCATTATCCTTTTTACATGGCTCGACCCCACCCTTATCAACCCCAATGCATAGACCTACTCACATATACGTTATATAAATCTATGGACCCAATCTTCACTTCAATTATGTTGATCTGACAATAATTCATCTTTAGAGCAGATTCTCACTCTCACCAACTTACCAAAATTCTAAAACTCACGTATAGAAACATGCAAAATATTAGGTCCCATTTAGTGACATATCCATCTCACACACCCTACATAAAAACCAGCTACACTGGTTAATCCTTTCAAGGCAATGAAAGTGAAGGAGTGGGACAAGATAGTAAGCCCATGAATTACAAAACTCTTCGTGTGACCCTGTAACTGTTTTCTTCAGTAAAACCTCTGTGTTATTTCACATCCTCCCTAGACCCTAAATTACATCTAGCATTGGCAGTTTGGCACATTTCAGTCTGTCCAGCAACACCCCGATCCTTCAAACAATTTTCTACTTTTAATCGACAATTAGAAGGTCATAACCAAGATCCTTATCTTCTAATGACAATATGTATACCAAAGAGACATATTCACACTCATAATTCTACTTTACCAGCAACACCCCGATCCTTGAAAAAATTTCTACTTCTGAAGACGAAGGTCATAAACAAGTGCTTATCTTCTAATGACAGTATGTATACCAAACAGATATAAACACACTCACATTTCTACTTTACCAAGTAATCTTGTAATCAGACATCCTTTCATATGCTCAGGGAAGATCAAATTAACAGACATATCctcaagaaataaaaattttctagtGATTATATTTAACAGAAATCAAATTGAACGTGGAAAAAGATGTATACGTTCACAGATAACAGAACATTGAACCTTTagatatgattaaaaaaataaaataacctgAACACCAGAGATAGCTTTAACAACAGTAGACTTTCCATGGGCCACATGACCAATAGTTCCTacaaatatttagaaaatttcaGATATAAGCAGAtcatttttttcacaaattaaTGCTTCAAAACGTGCATGAAACAAAGATTACCGATGTTAATAGTAGCCTGACGAGAAATAACTTCAGGAGAAAGAGGATGTAGCTGTGCAACATCCAATTTGCTCAAATCCTGCTCCATTAAACCTTTGCGCGCCATAATTGCCTAAAACTCCCCGCCCTTTTAAACCTGCAATTGAGATTGTTGAGCGTAAAAACCCTAATTCtaatccaaataaaaaaattgggcAAATCAAATCCGAAACAGAaagtaaaaacaaattaataaaaggaaaattagaAGAAGAGACCTTGGAAAATGCAGTGAGATGAGAAAAGAGGAAAGCGCAGTGACGTAATTGGGGATTCAAATAATCTTACCTTGGAGTGAATGAGTAAGAAATCAAGAATAGAGGCGGAGTATGGCTTGGAGAGTTCTAGGGTTCTTCTGCAGCTCTTTGTTTTTTACTGTTCCATTTccttttttgttgaaataatCTTAACTATTGGAGCGTATTATTTTATcaacaatttaacattatatatatatatatatatatatatatatatatatatatatatatatatatatatatataactttttttatttattttatatttattaagtaCCAACGAAGTAAAATAATACAAtgattttattagtttatttataGAGAtcatatgaaaaatataatcgATTCTTTCGTTTTCTTTGATCACTGTCCATCCGTCGGGAGTTTCGGGTTAAATACCAATACTTAAGCTACAAATCTAATAAATATAAGTGTAGTTCTTGTTGTATTGACTTTTTTTTGGGAAAATGAGTGTATGCGGGAtgtttatttcaaaaatagGTTGGATTCAACCAACTGTACCTCTTTTGATCTTTATAATTAACGCGAAATTCTAAAGTACATGATTTCACGAATGACTTctgaattaataataaataaagaaatcatAAGTAAGAACTAAGAACCATACTATATCGTGATTTGTTGGGAAATATACTTTGATTCTCTATTAACCAATAATGTAGGACCATTAACATGGTTAAAGCTTAAATTGTTTGAAGTCGAAGCATAGCAGGGTATTCTTTACTACCATTATATTGATACTTAATACCAAGacgtattttaaattaatatatatatatatatatatacatatatatatatatatatatatatatatatatatatatatatatatatatatatatatatatatatatacatatatatatatatatatatatatatatatatatatatatagatatatacatatatatatatatatacatatatatatatatatacatatatatatatatatatatatatatatatatatatatatatatatatata
This genomic interval carries:
- the LOC130823149 gene encoding eukaryotic translation initiation factor 2 subunit gamma-like codes for the protein MARKGLMEQDLSKLDVAQLHPLSPEVISRQATINIGTIGHVAHGKSTVVKAISGVQTVRFKNELERNITIKLGYANAKIYKCEDERCPRPMCYKAYGSGKEDSPMCDVPGFENARMKLLRHVSFVDCPGHDILMATMLNGAAIMDGALLLIAANESCPQPQTSEHLAAIEIMRLQHIIILQNKVDLIQENVAINQHEAIQKFVQGTVADSAPVVPISAQLKYNIDVVCEYIVKKIPIPERNFTSPPNMIVIRSFDVNKPGFEVDEICGGVAGGSILKGVLKVNQNIEVRPGIVVKDESGNIKCTPIYSRIVSLYAEQNELQFAVPGGLIGVGTTMDPTLTRADRLVGQVLGEVGSLPEVYVELEVNFFLLRRLLGVRTKGTEKQGKVTKLTKAEILMLNIGSMSTGARVLAVKNDLAKLQLTSPVCTSKGEKIALSRRVEKHWRLIGWGQIQAGITLDIPPCPL